A section of the Mastomys coucha isolate ucsf_1 unplaced genomic scaffold, UCSF_Mcou_1 pScaffold15, whole genome shotgun sequence genome encodes:
- the Znf512b gene encoding zinc finger protein 512B isoform X5 yields the protein MTESFCVGGGRRLQGSSKSGPGKGVNRKEVQLPLLQDPPKLGMPVVHSGHTVPSQAPLCFDPGNSASDKTEGKKKGRPKAENQALRDIPLSLMNQWKDEFKAHSRVKCPNSGCWLEFPSIYGLKYHYQRCQGGAISDRLAFPCPFCEAAFTSKTQLEKHRIWNHMDHPLPAPKPGPVSRPVTINRPVGVSKPIGVSKPVTVGKPVGVSKPIGISKPVTVSRPIPVTKPVTVSRPMQVSRPVPVNKPIPVTKPVPLTKHMPVTKLVTVSKPVPLTKPVPVSRPIVVSKPVPVSKPIAISRHTPPCKMVLLSKSENKTLRATGKNSNKKRAADSLDTCPILPKQARSENGEYGPSTVDQSMTFPLSTDPSNSSLLPGSRPLMGKEALRPIGPMSQPEEDPERTKHRRKQKTPKKFTGEQPSISGTFGLKGLAKAEDKARVHRSKKQEGSGTEEVRKKVLATPVTVSKEAPTPMAHPAPGGPEEQWQRAIHERGEAVCPTCNVVTRKTLVGLKKHMEVCHKLQEALKCQHCRKQFKSKAGLNYHTMAEHSAKPTDAEASEGGEQEERERLRKVLKQMGRLRCPQEGCGAAFSSLMGYQYHQRRCGKPPCEVDSPSFPCTHCGKTYRSKAGHDYHVRSEHTAPPPEEPTDKIPEAEELLGVERTPSGRIRRTSAQVAVFHLQEIAEDELARDWTKRRMKDDLVPETARLNYTRPGLPTLNPQLLEAWKNEVKEKGHVNCPNDCCEAIYSSVSGLKAHLASCSKGDHLVGKYRCLLCPKEFSSESGVKYHILKTHGENWFRTSADLPSKHKSQDSLMPRKEKKKSLSGGKKRGRKPKERSSEEPASQLPPNRDDWPPGGRDRGSRSSSGKKAGAGKAPEK from the exons ATGACTGAATCCTTCTGTGTTGGAGGAGGCCGTCGGCTTCAAGGATCCAGCAAAAGTGGACCTGGAAAGGGAGTCAACCGGAAGGAGGTCCAGCTTCCCTTGTTGCAGGACCCACCAAAGCTAG GGATGCCAGTGGTCCACAGTGGACATACAGTGCCTAGCCAGGCCCCACTCTGCTTTGACCCTGGAAACTCAGCCAGTGAcaagacagaagggaagaaaaaagggaggcCGAAAGCCGAGAACCAAGCTCTCCGAGATATTCCT CTCTCTCTGATGAACCAGTGGAAAGATGAATTCAAGGCACACTCAAGGGTGAAGTGTCCAAACTCAGGGTGCTGGCTAGAGTTCCCCAGCATCTATGGGCTCAAGTACCACTATCAGCGGTGCCAAGGG GGCGCTATCTCAGATAGGCTGGCCTTCCCTTGCCCCTTCTGCGAGGCCGCATTCACCTCCAAGACCCAGCTGGAGAAGCACCGGATTTGGAATCACATGGACCATCCCCTACCTGCCCCCAAGCCTGGCCCAGTCAGCCGGCCAGTCACCATCAATCGGCCTGTTGGGGTCAGCAAACCCATCGGAGTGAGCAAACCTGTTACTGTTGGCAAACCAGTGGGAGTCAGCAAGCCCATTGGCATCAGTAAACCAGTTACAGTCAGTAGGCCTATACCAGTCACCAAGCCTGTCACAGTCAGTAGGCCCATGCAAGTCTCTAGGCCTGTGCCTGTCAACAAGCCCATCCCAGTCACCAAACCTGTGCCACTCACCAAACATATGCCAGTTACCAAGCTTGTGACTGTTTCAAAACCTGTGCCACTCACCAAGCCAGTACCAGTCAGCAGGCCCATTGTGGTCAGCAAGCCTGTGCCGGTCAGCAAGCCCATCGCCATCAGCAGACACACACCACCCTGCAAAATGGTGTTGCTGTCCAAATCTGAGAACAAAACACTTCGTGCTACAGGCAAGAACAGCAATAAGAAAAG GGCTGCAGACAGTTTGGACACATGCCCCATCTTGCCTAAGCAGGCAAGGTCAGAGAATGGAGAATATGGCCCATCTACCGTGGACCAGAGTATGACCTTCCCGCTGAGCACAGATCCTAGCAACAGCTCCCTGCTGCCAGGCAGCAGGCCCCTGATGGGCAAAGAGGCACTGCGTCCTATAGGCCCCATGTCCCAGCCAGAGGAAGACCCTGAGCGCACAAAGCACA gaaggaaacagaaaacaccGAAGAAATTCACAGGGGAGCAACCATCTATCTCAGGGACCTTTGGGCTCAAAG gcCTGGCCAAAGCTGAAGACAAGGCTCGAGTTCATCGCTCCAAGAAGCAAGAGGGATCAGGAACTGAGGAAGTGCGGAAGAAGGTGCTGGCCACCCCTGTCACTGTCAGCAAGGAGGCACCAACTCCTATGGCCCACCCAGCCCCAG GTGGCCCTGAGGAGCAGTGGCAACGAGCCATCCATGAACGGGGGGAGGCTGTTTGCCCCACCTGCAATGTGGTTACCCGGAAGACCCTCGTGGGGCTCAAAAAGCACATGGAAGTATGTCATAAG TTGCAGGAAGCACTCAAATGCCAGCACTGCCGAAAACAATTCAagtccaaggctggcctcaactaCCACACCATGGCTGAACACAGTGCCAAG CCCACGGATGCTGAGGCCTCTGAAGGGGGAGAACAGGAGGAACGGGAGAGGCTTCGAAAGGTGCTGAAGCAGATGGGAAGACTGCGCTGCCCACAAGAG GGCTGCGGGGCTGCCTTCTCCAGCCTCATGGGTTATCAATACCACCAGCGGCGCTGTGGAAAGCCACCCTGTGAGGTAGACAGTCCCTCCTTCCCCTGTACCCACTGTGGCAAGACTTACCGATCCAAGGCTGGCCACGACTATCATGTGCGTTCAGAGCACACAGCCCCG CCCCCTGAGGAGCCCACAGACAAGATCCCAGAAGCTGAGGAGCTGCTTGGGGTAGAACGAACCCCAAGTGGTCGCATCCGTCGAACGTCGGCCCAGGTTGCCGTGTTCCACCTACAGGAGATTGCAGAGGATGAACTCGCCCGTGACTGGACCAAACGACGCATGAAGGATGACCTTGTGCCTGAGACTGCACGG CTCAACTACACTCGGCCAGGCCTCCCCACACTTAACCCTCAGCTGCTGGAGGCATGGAAGAATGAAGTCAAGGAGAAGGGCCATGTGAACTGTCCCAATGAT TGCTGTGAAGCCATCTACTCCAGTGTTTCCGGCCTCAAGGCACATCTTGCCAGCTGCAGCAAG GGGGACCATCTGGTGGGGAAGTACCGCTGTTTGCTGTGTCCCAAAGAGTTCAGCTCTGAGAGCGGTGTCAAGTACCACATCCTTAAGACCCATGGAGAG AATTGGTTCCGGACCTCAGCTGACTTGCCTTCCAAACACAAGAGCCAGGACTCCTTGATGcctaggaaagagaagaagaaaagtctGTCAGGAGGAAAGAAGCGGGGCCGCAAACCCAAGGAACGGTCCTCTGAGGAGCCAGCATCTCAGCTCCCCCCTAACAGGGATGACTGgcccccaggaggcagagacagggggtcCCGGAGCTCCAGTGGGAAGAAGGCTGGAGCTGGGAAGGCACCTGAAAAGTGA
- the Znf512b gene encoding zinc finger protein 512B isoform X1: MTESFCVGGGRRLQGSSKSGPGKGVNRKEVQLPLLQDPPKLGMPVVHSGHTVPSQAPLCFDPGNSASDKTEGKKKGRPKAENQALRDIPLSLMNQWKDEFKAHSRVKCPNSGCWLEFPSIYGLKYHYQRCQGVRGCGSGKRRPGGASGQRPPGPHPTPALPAQGAISDRLAFPCPFCEAAFTSKTQLEKHRIWNHMDHPLPAPKPGPVSRPVTINRPVGVSKPIGVSKPVTVGKPVGVSKPIGISKPVTVSRPIPVTKPVTVSRPMQVSRPVPVNKPIPVTKPVPLTKHMPVTKLVTVSKPVPLTKPVPVSRPIVVSKPVPVSKPIAISRHTPPCKMVLLSKSENKTLRATGKNSNKKRAADSLDTCPILPKQARSENGEYGPSTVDQSMTFPLSTDPSNSSLLPGSRPLMGKEALRPIGPMSQPEEDPERTKHRRKQKTPKKFTGEQPSISGTFGLKGLAKAEDKARVHRSKKQEGSGTEEVRKKVLATPVTVSKEAPTPMAHPAPGGGCLAGPRTGLHGGPEEQWQRAIHERGEAVCPTCNVVTRKTLVGLKKHMEVCHKLQEALKCQHCRKQFKSKAGLNYHTMAEHSAKPTDAEASEGGEQEERERLRKVLKQMGRLRCPQEGCGAAFSSLMGYQYHQRRCGKPPCEVDSPSFPCTHCGKTYRSKAGHDYHVRSEHTAPPPEEPTDKIPEAEELLGVERTPSGRIRRTSAQVAVFHLQEIAEDELARDWTKRRMKDDLVPETARLNYTRPGLPTLNPQLLEAWKNEVKEKGHVNCPNDCCEAIYSSVSGLKAHLASCSKGDHLVGKYRCLLCPKEFSSESGVKYHILKTHGENWFRTSADLPSKHKSQDSLMPRKEKKKSLSGGKKRGRKPKERSSEEPASQLPPNRDDWPPGGRDRGSRSSSGKKAGAGKAPEK, from the exons ATGACTGAATCCTTCTGTGTTGGAGGAGGCCGTCGGCTTCAAGGATCCAGCAAAAGTGGACCTGGAAAGGGAGTCAACCGGAAGGAGGTCCAGCTTCCCTTGTTGCAGGACCCACCAAAGCTAG GGATGCCAGTGGTCCACAGTGGACATACAGTGCCTAGCCAGGCCCCACTCTGCTTTGACCCTGGAAACTCAGCCAGTGAcaagacagaagggaagaaaaaagggaggcCGAAAGCCGAGAACCAAGCTCTCCGAGATATTCCT CTCTCTCTGATGAACCAGTGGAAAGATGAATTCAAGGCACACTCAAGGGTGAAGTGTCCAAACTCAGGGTGCTGGCTAGAGTTCCCCAGCATCTATGGGCTCAAGTACCACTATCAGCGGTGCCAAGGGGTAAGGGGCTGTGGGTCAGGGAAGAGGAGGCCTGGGGGTGCATCTGGGCAGAGGCCCCCGGGGCCCCATCCCACACCTGCCCTCCCTGCCCAGGGCGCTATCTCAGATAGGCTGGCCTTCCCTTGCCCCTTCTGCGAGGCCGCATTCACCTCCAAGACCCAGCTGGAGAAGCACCGGATTTGGAATCACATGGACCATCCCCTACCTGCCCCCAAGCCTGGCCCAGTCAGCCGGCCAGTCACCATCAATCGGCCTGTTGGGGTCAGCAAACCCATCGGAGTGAGCAAACCTGTTACTGTTGGCAAACCAGTGGGAGTCAGCAAGCCCATTGGCATCAGTAAACCAGTTACAGTCAGTAGGCCTATACCAGTCACCAAGCCTGTCACAGTCAGTAGGCCCATGCAAGTCTCTAGGCCTGTGCCTGTCAACAAGCCCATCCCAGTCACCAAACCTGTGCCACTCACCAAACATATGCCAGTTACCAAGCTTGTGACTGTTTCAAAACCTGTGCCACTCACCAAGCCAGTACCAGTCAGCAGGCCCATTGTGGTCAGCAAGCCTGTGCCGGTCAGCAAGCCCATCGCCATCAGCAGACACACACCACCCTGCAAAATGGTGTTGCTGTCCAAATCTGAGAACAAAACACTTCGTGCTACAGGCAAGAACAGCAATAAGAAAAG GGCTGCAGACAGTTTGGACACATGCCCCATCTTGCCTAAGCAGGCAAGGTCAGAGAATGGAGAATATGGCCCATCTACCGTGGACCAGAGTATGACCTTCCCGCTGAGCACAGATCCTAGCAACAGCTCCCTGCTGCCAGGCAGCAGGCCCCTGATGGGCAAAGAGGCACTGCGTCCTATAGGCCCCATGTCCCAGCCAGAGGAAGACCCTGAGCGCACAAAGCACA gaaggaaacagaaaacaccGAAGAAATTCACAGGGGAGCAACCATCTATCTCAGGGACCTTTGGGCTCAAAG gcCTGGCCAAAGCTGAAGACAAGGCTCGAGTTCATCGCTCCAAGAAGCAAGAGGGATCAGGAACTGAGGAAGTGCGGAAGAAGGTGCTGGCCACCCCTGTCACTGTCAGCAAGGAGGCACCAACTCCTATGGCCCACCCAGCCCCAGGTGGGGGCTGCCTGGCAGGACCCAGGACAGGTCTCCATG GTGGCCCTGAGGAGCAGTGGCAACGAGCCATCCATGAACGGGGGGAGGCTGTTTGCCCCACCTGCAATGTGGTTACCCGGAAGACCCTCGTGGGGCTCAAAAAGCACATGGAAGTATGTCATAAG TTGCAGGAAGCACTCAAATGCCAGCACTGCCGAAAACAATTCAagtccaaggctggcctcaactaCCACACCATGGCTGAACACAGTGCCAAG CCCACGGATGCTGAGGCCTCTGAAGGGGGAGAACAGGAGGAACGGGAGAGGCTTCGAAAGGTGCTGAAGCAGATGGGAAGACTGCGCTGCCCACAAGAG GGCTGCGGGGCTGCCTTCTCCAGCCTCATGGGTTATCAATACCACCAGCGGCGCTGTGGAAAGCCACCCTGTGAGGTAGACAGTCCCTCCTTCCCCTGTACCCACTGTGGCAAGACTTACCGATCCAAGGCTGGCCACGACTATCATGTGCGTTCAGAGCACACAGCCCCG CCCCCTGAGGAGCCCACAGACAAGATCCCAGAAGCTGAGGAGCTGCTTGGGGTAGAACGAACCCCAAGTGGTCGCATCCGTCGAACGTCGGCCCAGGTTGCCGTGTTCCACCTACAGGAGATTGCAGAGGATGAACTCGCCCGTGACTGGACCAAACGACGCATGAAGGATGACCTTGTGCCTGAGACTGCACGG CTCAACTACACTCGGCCAGGCCTCCCCACACTTAACCCTCAGCTGCTGGAGGCATGGAAGAATGAAGTCAAGGAGAAGGGCCATGTGAACTGTCCCAATGAT TGCTGTGAAGCCATCTACTCCAGTGTTTCCGGCCTCAAGGCACATCTTGCCAGCTGCAGCAAG GGGGACCATCTGGTGGGGAAGTACCGCTGTTTGCTGTGTCCCAAAGAGTTCAGCTCTGAGAGCGGTGTCAAGTACCACATCCTTAAGACCCATGGAGAG AATTGGTTCCGGACCTCAGCTGACTTGCCTTCCAAACACAAGAGCCAGGACTCCTTGATGcctaggaaagagaagaagaaaagtctGTCAGGAGGAAAGAAGCGGGGCCGCAAACCCAAGGAACGGTCCTCTGAGGAGCCAGCATCTCAGCTCCCCCCTAACAGGGATGACTGgcccccaggaggcagagacagggggtcCCGGAGCTCCAGTGGGAAGAAGGCTGGAGCTGGGAAGGCACCTGAAAAGTGA
- the Znf512b gene encoding zinc finger protein 512B isoform X4, whose amino-acid sequence MTESFCVGGGRRLQGSSKSGPGKGVNRKEVQLPLLQDPPKLGMPVVHSGHTVPSQAPLCFDPGNSASDKTEGKKKGRPKAENQALRDIPLSLMNQWKDEFKAHSRVKCPNSGCWLEFPSIYGLKYHYQRCQGGAISDRLAFPCPFCEAAFTSKTQLEKHRIWNHMDHPLPAPKPGPVSRPVTINRPVGVSKPIGVSKPVTVGKPVGVSKPIGISKPVTVSRPIPVTKPVTVSRPMQVSRPVPVNKPIPVTKPVPLTKHMPVTKLVTVSKPVPLTKPVPVSRPIVVSKPVPVSKPIAISRHTPPCKMVLLSKSENKTLRATGKNSNKKRAADSLDTCPILPKQARSENGEYGPSTVDQSMTFPLSTDPSNSSLLPGSRPLMGKEALRPIGPMSQPEEDPERTKHRRKQKTPKKFTGEQPSISGTFGLKGLAKAEDKARVHRSKKQEGSGTEEVRKKVLATPVTVSKEAPTPMAHPAPGGGCLAGPRTGLHGGPEEQWQRAIHERGEAVCPTCNVVTRKTLVGLKKHMEVCHKLQEALKCQHCRKQFKSKAGLNYHTMAEHSAKPTDAEASEGGEQEERERLRKVLKQMGRLRCPQEGCGAAFSSLMGYQYHQRRCGKPPCEVDSPSFPCTHCGKTYRSKAGHDYHVRSEHTAPPPEEPTDKIPEAEELLGVERTPSGRIRRTSAQVAVFHLQEIAEDELARDWTKRRMKDDLVPETARLNYTRPGLPTLNPQLLEAWKNEVKEKGHVNCPNDCCEAIYSSVSGLKAHLASCSKGDHLVGKYRCLLCPKEFSSESGVKYHILKTHGENWFRTSADLPSKHKSQDSLMPRKEKKKSLSGGKKRGRKPKERSSEEPASQLPPNRDDWPPGGRDRGSRSSSGKKAGAGKAPEK is encoded by the exons ATGACTGAATCCTTCTGTGTTGGAGGAGGCCGTCGGCTTCAAGGATCCAGCAAAAGTGGACCTGGAAAGGGAGTCAACCGGAAGGAGGTCCAGCTTCCCTTGTTGCAGGACCCACCAAAGCTAG GGATGCCAGTGGTCCACAGTGGACATACAGTGCCTAGCCAGGCCCCACTCTGCTTTGACCCTGGAAACTCAGCCAGTGAcaagacagaagggaagaaaaaagggaggcCGAAAGCCGAGAACCAAGCTCTCCGAGATATTCCT CTCTCTCTGATGAACCAGTGGAAAGATGAATTCAAGGCACACTCAAGGGTGAAGTGTCCAAACTCAGGGTGCTGGCTAGAGTTCCCCAGCATCTATGGGCTCAAGTACCACTATCAGCGGTGCCAAGGG GGCGCTATCTCAGATAGGCTGGCCTTCCCTTGCCCCTTCTGCGAGGCCGCATTCACCTCCAAGACCCAGCTGGAGAAGCACCGGATTTGGAATCACATGGACCATCCCCTACCTGCCCCCAAGCCTGGCCCAGTCAGCCGGCCAGTCACCATCAATCGGCCTGTTGGGGTCAGCAAACCCATCGGAGTGAGCAAACCTGTTACTGTTGGCAAACCAGTGGGAGTCAGCAAGCCCATTGGCATCAGTAAACCAGTTACAGTCAGTAGGCCTATACCAGTCACCAAGCCTGTCACAGTCAGTAGGCCCATGCAAGTCTCTAGGCCTGTGCCTGTCAACAAGCCCATCCCAGTCACCAAACCTGTGCCACTCACCAAACATATGCCAGTTACCAAGCTTGTGACTGTTTCAAAACCTGTGCCACTCACCAAGCCAGTACCAGTCAGCAGGCCCATTGTGGTCAGCAAGCCTGTGCCGGTCAGCAAGCCCATCGCCATCAGCAGACACACACCACCCTGCAAAATGGTGTTGCTGTCCAAATCTGAGAACAAAACACTTCGTGCTACAGGCAAGAACAGCAATAAGAAAAG GGCTGCAGACAGTTTGGACACATGCCCCATCTTGCCTAAGCAGGCAAGGTCAGAGAATGGAGAATATGGCCCATCTACCGTGGACCAGAGTATGACCTTCCCGCTGAGCACAGATCCTAGCAACAGCTCCCTGCTGCCAGGCAGCAGGCCCCTGATGGGCAAAGAGGCACTGCGTCCTATAGGCCCCATGTCCCAGCCAGAGGAAGACCCTGAGCGCACAAAGCACA gaaggaaacagaaaacaccGAAGAAATTCACAGGGGAGCAACCATCTATCTCAGGGACCTTTGGGCTCAAAG gcCTGGCCAAAGCTGAAGACAAGGCTCGAGTTCATCGCTCCAAGAAGCAAGAGGGATCAGGAACTGAGGAAGTGCGGAAGAAGGTGCTGGCCACCCCTGTCACTGTCAGCAAGGAGGCACCAACTCCTATGGCCCACCCAGCCCCAGGTGGGGGCTGCCTGGCAGGACCCAGGACAGGTCTCCATG GTGGCCCTGAGGAGCAGTGGCAACGAGCCATCCATGAACGGGGGGAGGCTGTTTGCCCCACCTGCAATGTGGTTACCCGGAAGACCCTCGTGGGGCTCAAAAAGCACATGGAAGTATGTCATAAG TTGCAGGAAGCACTCAAATGCCAGCACTGCCGAAAACAATTCAagtccaaggctggcctcaactaCCACACCATGGCTGAACACAGTGCCAAG CCCACGGATGCTGAGGCCTCTGAAGGGGGAGAACAGGAGGAACGGGAGAGGCTTCGAAAGGTGCTGAAGCAGATGGGAAGACTGCGCTGCCCACAAGAG GGCTGCGGGGCTGCCTTCTCCAGCCTCATGGGTTATCAATACCACCAGCGGCGCTGTGGAAAGCCACCCTGTGAGGTAGACAGTCCCTCCTTCCCCTGTACCCACTGTGGCAAGACTTACCGATCCAAGGCTGGCCACGACTATCATGTGCGTTCAGAGCACACAGCCCCG CCCCCTGAGGAGCCCACAGACAAGATCCCAGAAGCTGAGGAGCTGCTTGGGGTAGAACGAACCCCAAGTGGTCGCATCCGTCGAACGTCGGCCCAGGTTGCCGTGTTCCACCTACAGGAGATTGCAGAGGATGAACTCGCCCGTGACTGGACCAAACGACGCATGAAGGATGACCTTGTGCCTGAGACTGCACGG CTCAACTACACTCGGCCAGGCCTCCCCACACTTAACCCTCAGCTGCTGGAGGCATGGAAGAATGAAGTCAAGGAGAAGGGCCATGTGAACTGTCCCAATGAT TGCTGTGAAGCCATCTACTCCAGTGTTTCCGGCCTCAAGGCACATCTTGCCAGCTGCAGCAAG GGGGACCATCTGGTGGGGAAGTACCGCTGTTTGCTGTGTCCCAAAGAGTTCAGCTCTGAGAGCGGTGTCAAGTACCACATCCTTAAGACCCATGGAGAG AATTGGTTCCGGACCTCAGCTGACTTGCCTTCCAAACACAAGAGCCAGGACTCCTTGATGcctaggaaagagaagaagaaaagtctGTCAGGAGGAAAGAAGCGGGGCCGCAAACCCAAGGAACGGTCCTCTGAGGAGCCAGCATCTCAGCTCCCCCCTAACAGGGATGACTGgcccccaggaggcagagacagggggtcCCGGAGCTCCAGTGGGAAGAAGGCTGGAGCTGGGAAGGCACCTGAAAAGTGA
- the Znf512b gene encoding zinc finger protein 512B isoform X8 yields the protein MNQWKDEFKAHSRVKCPNSGCWLEFPSIYGLKYHYQRCQGVRGCGSGKRRPGGASGQRPPGPHPTPALPAQGAISDRLAFPCPFCEAAFTSKTQLEKHRIWNHMDHPLPAPKPGPVSRPVTINRPVGVSKPIGVSKPVTVGKPVGVSKPIGISKPVTVSRPIPVTKPVTVSRPMQVSRPVPVNKPIPVTKPVPLTKHMPVTKLVTVSKPVPLTKPVPVSRPIVVSKPVPVSKPIAISRHTPPCKMVLLSKSENKTLRATGKNSNKKRAADSLDTCPILPKQARSENGEYGPSTVDQSMTFPLSTDPSNSSLLPGSRPLMGKEALRPIGPMSQPEEDPERTKHRRKQKTPKKFTGEQPSISGTFGLKGLAKAEDKARVHRSKKQEGSGTEEVRKKVLATPVTVSKEAPTPMAHPAPGGGCLAGPRTGLHGGPEEQWQRAIHERGEAVCPTCNVVTRKTLVGLKKHMEVCHKLQEALKCQHCRKQFKSKAGLNYHTMAEHSAKPTDAEASEGGEQEERERLRKVLKQMGRLRCPQEGCGAAFSSLMGYQYHQRRCGKPPCEVDSPSFPCTHCGKTYRSKAGHDYHVRSEHTAPPPEEPTDKIPEAEELLGVERTPSGRIRRTSAQVAVFHLQEIAEDELARDWTKRRMKDDLVPETARLNYTRPGLPTLNPQLLEAWKNEVKEKGHVNCPNDCCEAIYSSVSGLKAHLASCSKGDHLVGKYRCLLCPKEFSSESGVKYHILKTHGENWFRTSADLPSKHKSQDSLMPRKEKKKSLSGGKKRGRKPKERSSEEPASQLPPNRDDWPPGGRDRGSRSSSGKKAGAGKAPEK from the exons ATGAACCAGTGGAAAGATGAATTCAAGGCACACTCAAGGGTGAAGTGTCCAAACTCAGGGTGCTGGCTAGAGTTCCCCAGCATCTATGGGCTCAAGTACCACTATCAGCGGTGCCAAGGGGTAAGGGGCTGTGGGTCAGGGAAGAGGAGGCCTGGGGGTGCATCTGGGCAGAGGCCCCCGGGGCCCCATCCCACACCTGCCCTCCCTGCCCAGGGCGCTATCTCAGATAGGCTGGCCTTCCCTTGCCCCTTCTGCGAGGCCGCATTCACCTCCAAGACCCAGCTGGAGAAGCACCGGATTTGGAATCACATGGACCATCCCCTACCTGCCCCCAAGCCTGGCCCAGTCAGCCGGCCAGTCACCATCAATCGGCCTGTTGGGGTCAGCAAACCCATCGGAGTGAGCAAACCTGTTACTGTTGGCAAACCAGTGGGAGTCAGCAAGCCCATTGGCATCAGTAAACCAGTTACAGTCAGTAGGCCTATACCAGTCACCAAGCCTGTCACAGTCAGTAGGCCCATGCAAGTCTCTAGGCCTGTGCCTGTCAACAAGCCCATCCCAGTCACCAAACCTGTGCCACTCACCAAACATATGCCAGTTACCAAGCTTGTGACTGTTTCAAAACCTGTGCCACTCACCAAGCCAGTACCAGTCAGCAGGCCCATTGTGGTCAGCAAGCCTGTGCCGGTCAGCAAGCCCATCGCCATCAGCAGACACACACCACCCTGCAAAATGGTGTTGCTGTCCAAATCTGAGAACAAAACACTTCGTGCTACAGGCAAGAACAGCAATAAGAAAAG GGCTGCAGACAGTTTGGACACATGCCCCATCTTGCCTAAGCAGGCAAGGTCAGAGAATGGAGAATATGGCCCATCTACCGTGGACCAGAGTATGACCTTCCCGCTGAGCACAGATCCTAGCAACAGCTCCCTGCTGCCAGGCAGCAGGCCCCTGATGGGCAAAGAGGCACTGCGTCCTATAGGCCCCATGTCCCAGCCAGAGGAAGACCCTGAGCGCACAAAGCACA gaaggaaacagaaaacaccGAAGAAATTCACAGGGGAGCAACCATCTATCTCAGGGACCTTTGGGCTCAAAG gcCTGGCCAAAGCTGAAGACAAGGCTCGAGTTCATCGCTCCAAGAAGCAAGAGGGATCAGGAACTGAGGAAGTGCGGAAGAAGGTGCTGGCCACCCCTGTCACTGTCAGCAAGGAGGCACCAACTCCTATGGCCCACCCAGCCCCAGGTGGGGGCTGCCTGGCAGGACCCAGGACAGGTCTCCATG GTGGCCCTGAGGAGCAGTGGCAACGAGCCATCCATGAACGGGGGGAGGCTGTTTGCCCCACCTGCAATGTGGTTACCCGGAAGACCCTCGTGGGGCTCAAAAAGCACATGGAAGTATGTCATAAG TTGCAGGAAGCACTCAAATGCCAGCACTGCCGAAAACAATTCAagtccaaggctggcctcaactaCCACACCATGGCTGAACACAGTGCCAAG CCCACGGATGCTGAGGCCTCTGAAGGGGGAGAACAGGAGGAACGGGAGAGGCTTCGAAAGGTGCTGAAGCAGATGGGAAGACTGCGCTGCCCACAAGAG GGCTGCGGGGCTGCCTTCTCCAGCCTCATGGGTTATCAATACCACCAGCGGCGCTGTGGAAAGCCACCCTGTGAGGTAGACAGTCCCTCCTTCCCCTGTACCCACTGTGGCAAGACTTACCGATCCAAGGCTGGCCACGACTATCATGTGCGTTCAGAGCACACAGCCCCG CCCCCTGAGGAGCCCACAGACAAGATCCCAGAAGCTGAGGAGCTGCTTGGGGTAGAACGAACCCCAAGTGGTCGCATCCGTCGAACGTCGGCCCAGGTTGCCGTGTTCCACCTACAGGAGATTGCAGAGGATGAACTCGCCCGTGACTGGACCAAACGACGCATGAAGGATGACCTTGTGCCTGAGACTGCACGG CTCAACTACACTCGGCCAGGCCTCCCCACACTTAACCCTCAGCTGCTGGAGGCATGGAAGAATGAAGTCAAGGAGAAGGGCCATGTGAACTGTCCCAATGAT TGCTGTGAAGCCATCTACTCCAGTGTTTCCGGCCTCAAGGCACATCTTGCCAGCTGCAGCAAG GGGGACCATCTGGTGGGGAAGTACCGCTGTTTGCTGTGTCCCAAAGAGTTCAGCTCTGAGAGCGGTGTCAAGTACCACATCCTTAAGACCCATGGAGAG AATTGGTTCCGGACCTCAGCTGACTTGCCTTCCAAACACAAGAGCCAGGACTCCTTGATGcctaggaaagagaagaagaaaagtctGTCAGGAGGAAAGAAGCGGGGCCGCAAACCCAAGGAACGGTCCTCTGAGGAGCCAGCATCTCAGCTCCCCCCTAACAGGGATGACTGgcccccaggaggcagagacagggggtcCCGGAGCTCCAGTGGGAAGAAGGCTGGAGCTGGGAAGGCACCTGAAAAGTGA